One genomic window of Nitrospirota bacterium includes the following:
- the dxs gene encoding 1-deoxy-D-xylulose-5-phosphate synthase produces MSLLQQINSPSDLKQVPSEQLPMLCEEIREEIISAVANVGGHLASNLGVVELTVALHYLLDTPTDRIVWDTSNQAYTHKLLTGRRDRFHTLRQYGGLSGFCKREESEYDTFNAGHAGTGVSAALGMVAAREQLGQSNKVVCVVGDGAMTAGMTLEGLHHAGGLGKDFLVILNDNQMSISKNVGAISAYLNRTFTGEFYTKIKEETKHLLQAIPQIGQPMQRMVHRAEELAKGIILPGLLFEELGFRYVGPIDGHNFEHLFATLENVGRLKGPTLLHVITKKGLGYEPAMKNPVWFHACPSFVRETGKPAVKAPRPSYTSFAMQALTGLARQDSRIVAITAAMCEGTGLTAFEKEFPDRIYDVGIAEQHAVTFAGGLAAEGLRPVVVMYSTFLQRAYDQVVHDVATQNLPVTFCLDRGGLVAEDGTTHHGAFDYAYLRHMPNMVVMAPKDENELQHMVKTCIQYDGPAAVRYPRGASLGVKKDPEPVELPIGRGELLRDGTDVAIVAIGVTVWQAMEAARMLEREGVSAVVVNGRFVKPLDDTLLGDVARRVRCLVTVEEGCRMGGFGSAVLESLSDQGILVPTKVLGLPDWYIEQGPQDLLRDKYGLTAEGIYQSTMALLARASERMISR; encoded by the coding sequence ATGTCTCTGTTACAGCAGATCAACAGTCCATCGGATTTAAAGCAGGTGCCCTCGGAGCAGCTTCCGATGCTATGCGAGGAAATCCGAGAGGAGATCATCTCAGCCGTAGCAAATGTGGGAGGCCACCTGGCTTCCAATCTTGGGGTAGTCGAGCTCACGGTCGCGCTCCACTACTTGCTGGATACGCCTACGGACAGGATCGTTTGGGATACCAGCAATCAGGCCTATACCCATAAACTGCTGACAGGCCGCAGAGATCGATTCCACACGCTGCGGCAGTATGGGGGGTTGAGCGGGTTCTGCAAACGGGAAGAAAGCGAATACGACACGTTCAATGCCGGCCATGCAGGAACCGGAGTTTCGGCTGCGCTCGGGATGGTTGCGGCCCGCGAACAACTGGGGCAGTCGAATAAAGTGGTTTGCGTGGTGGGCGATGGCGCGATGACTGCCGGTATGACCTTGGAGGGGCTCCACCATGCCGGCGGGTTGGGGAAGGATTTCCTCGTCATTCTGAACGACAACCAGATGTCCATCTCCAAGAATGTCGGCGCCATCTCAGCGTACCTCAATCGAACCTTTACCGGTGAGTTCTATACAAAGATCAAGGAAGAAACCAAGCATTTGCTTCAGGCGATTCCGCAAATTGGGCAGCCTATGCAGAGGATGGTTCATCGAGCAGAGGAGTTGGCAAAAGGGATTATTTTGCCGGGGCTGCTATTCGAAGAGTTAGGCTTCCGCTACGTGGGCCCAATCGACGGGCACAATTTTGAGCATCTATTTGCGACGCTGGAAAATGTCGGGAGACTGAAGGGGCCCACATTGCTGCACGTGATCACGAAAAAGGGGCTTGGGTACGAGCCGGCCATGAAGAACCCCGTGTGGTTCCACGCCTGCCCGTCCTTTGTGCGTGAGACTGGCAAGCCGGCGGTGAAAGCGCCTCGGCCATCCTATACGTCGTTCGCGATGCAAGCCCTCACCGGATTGGCAAGACAAGATTCCCGTATCGTGGCGATTACGGCGGCCATGTGCGAGGGAACCGGGCTGACGGCGTTCGAAAAAGAGTTTCCGGATCGGATCTACGATGTCGGCATTGCAGAGCAGCATGCGGTAACCTTTGCCGGCGGATTGGCGGCGGAAGGGTTGCGGCCCGTCGTGGTCATGTATTCGACTTTCTTGCAGCGGGCTTATGATCAGGTTGTCCACGATGTGGCCACCCAGAATCTGCCGGTCACCTTCTGTCTCGACCGTGGCGGGCTTGTCGCGGAGGACGGTACGACCCACCATGGCGCCTTCGACTATGCTTACTTGCGCCATATGCCGAATATGGTGGTTATGGCGCCGAAGGACGAGAACGAACTGCAACACATGGTCAAAACATGTATTCAGTACGATGGTCCTGCTGCAGTCCGGTATCCGCGCGGAGCCAGTTTGGGGGTCAAGAAGGATCCGGAGCCGGTCGAACTGCCTATCGGAAGAGGCGAATTGCTGCGGGATGGAACCGATGTGGCCATCGTAGCCATTGGGGTCACCGTCTGGCAAGCGATGGAAGCAGCCCGGATGTTGGAACGGGAAGGTGTTTCGGCCGTTGTCGTCAATGGCCGTTTTGTCAAGCCTTTGGATGATACTCTTCTTGGGGACGTGGCGCGGCGCGTTCGCTGCTTGGTCACGGTCGAGGAAGGGTGCCGCATGGGCGGATTCGGGTCGGCAGTGCTGGAGTCCCTGTCAGATCAAGGCATCCTGGTGCCAACCAAGGTGCTTGGTTTGCCTGATTGGTACATCGAGCAAGGGCCCCAAGATCTCTTGCGAGACAAGTATGGGTTGACCGCCGAGGGGATTTATCAAAGCACCATGGCTTTGCTGGCCAGGGCGTCTGAGCGGATGATCTCTCGTTAA
- a CDS encoding flavodoxin-dependent (E)-4-hydroxy-3-methylbut-2-enyl-diphosphate synthase — protein sequence MHITRRKTRQIRVGNVKIGGDAPISVQSMTIPSTRDVKATVEQIHQLEQAGCELVRVAVPDMDAAEALPKIKAQITIPLIADIHFDHRLALKAAEVVDCVRINPGNIGAWWKTAEVIKAVNDRGIPIRVGVNGGSLERYLLEKYGYPTAEALAESALNAVHALEDVGFTNMKVSLKASDVHMAIDAYWLFAQQSNHPLHIGITEAGTAQTGAVKSAIGLGWLLSQGIGDTLRVSLAADPVEEVRVGFEILKSLELRHRGINVIACPTCGRVEIDVVRMANELEKRLGHITVPLNVSVLGCVVNGIGEGKEADIGIAGGEGVGILFKQGKLVRKVPMEELMDTLIQEVEVMAKERAAESGSGASAPMSAHQADGGPKWNLLSHPSTPVPALASGRGREIPVLPSKR from the coding sequence ATGCATATCACCAGGCGCAAGACCAGGCAGATCAGAGTCGGCAACGTCAAGATTGGTGGAGATGCGCCGATCTCCGTCCAATCGATGACGATTCCCAGTACCAGGGACGTGAAGGCCACGGTCGAGCAGATTCACCAACTGGAACAAGCTGGCTGTGAACTGGTTCGCGTCGCAGTACCCGACATGGATGCCGCCGAGGCCTTGCCCAAGATCAAGGCCCAGATCACGATCCCGCTCATCGCCGACATTCACTTCGATCACCGCTTAGCGTTGAAAGCCGCGGAGGTGGTGGATTGTGTGCGCATCAATCCGGGGAACATCGGCGCCTGGTGGAAGACGGCCGAAGTGATCAAGGCTGTCAATGACCGGGGTATTCCTATCCGGGTAGGAGTCAATGGCGGGTCTCTGGAGCGGTATCTTCTTGAAAAGTATGGCTACCCGACAGCCGAGGCGTTGGCTGAATCGGCATTGAATGCCGTGCACGCGCTCGAAGATGTCGGCTTCACCAACATGAAGGTGTCGCTCAAAGCCTCGGATGTCCATATGGCTATCGATGCCTACTGGCTGTTTGCCCAGCAGTCCAACCATCCGCTGCACATCGGCATCACGGAGGCGGGGACCGCGCAAACCGGAGCCGTAAAGTCCGCGATCGGATTGGGGTGGTTGTTGTCGCAAGGGATCGGGGACACCTTGCGGGTATCGCTGGCTGCCGATCCCGTTGAAGAGGTGCGGGTCGGGTTCGAGATTTTGAAATCACTGGAGCTGCGTCATCGTGGGATTAACGTGATTGCCTGCCCGACCTGCGGCCGGGTGGAAATCGACGTCGTGCGGATGGCTAACGAACTGGAAAAGCGGCTTGGGCATATTACGGTGCCGTTGAACGTGTCGGTGCTGGGTTGCGTGGTGAACGGAATTGGGGAAGGAAAGGAAGCCGACATCGGCATTGCGGGTGGCGAGGGCGTAGGTATTCTGTTCAAACAAGGCAAGCTGGTACGCAAGGTGCCCATGGAAGAACTCATGGATACGTTGATCCAGGAAGTAGAAGTTATGGCGAAGGAGAGGGCGGCTGAATCGGGGAGTGGCGCCTCGGCGCCGATGTCTGCTCATCAGGCAGATGGTGGGCCGAAATGGAACCTCCTGAGTCACCCGTCCACTCCCGTACCAGCGCTGGCTTCGGGCCGGGGGCGTGAGATTCCCGTGTTGCCAAGCAAACGATAG
- a CDS encoding ABC transporter ATP-binding protein: protein MIKLVGVEKTLGGQPVLRGVDLEIPPGKLTTIIGRSGEGKSVLLKHMIGLFKPDRGEVWVDDVEISKLKGTALNDARKRFAMLFQGAALFDSLTVFDNVAFPLREKLGLSESDVKRRVGEKLDQVGLTGMGHKFPAELSGGMKKRAGLARALVMEPEILLIDEPTTGLDPLMAKTIHDLIVAMHKTFGFTAVMVSHEIPEIFAISDWVAMLKEGKIAAMAPSQEFQQTTDPGILEFISVGGTVALVHAVREG from the coding sequence ATGATTAAACTTGTTGGGGTTGAGAAGACGTTGGGCGGGCAGCCGGTCCTTCGGGGCGTGGATCTGGAAATCCCTCCGGGCAAGCTCACCACCATCATTGGACGAAGCGGGGAAGGGAAAAGCGTTCTGCTCAAGCACATGATCGGGTTGTTCAAGCCTGATCGAGGGGAAGTCTGGGTGGACGACGTTGAAATTTCCAAACTAAAGGGGACGGCGCTCAACGACGCGCGCAAACGATTCGCCATGTTGTTTCAGGGGGCGGCGTTGTTCGACTCGTTAACCGTCTTTGATAACGTCGCGTTTCCCTTGCGCGAGAAACTCGGGTTGTCGGAGTCGGACGTGAAGCGTCGCGTTGGAGAAAAGCTCGATCAGGTCGGCTTGACCGGTATGGGGCATAAGTTTCCTGCGGAGTTGAGCGGGGGCATGAAAAAGCGTGCGGGGTTGGCTCGGGCTTTGGTGATGGAACCGGAAATTCTCCTGATTGACGAACCGACGACGGGGCTGGATCCGCTCATGGCCAAAACGATCCACGATCTCATCGTGGCGATGCACAAGACGTTTGGGTTCACCGCGGTGATGGTCAGTCACGAGATCCCTGAGATCTTTGCCATTTCCGATTGGGTGGCCATGCTGAAGGAAGGCAAGATCGCGGCGATGGCTCCCTCGCAAGAGTTCCAGCAGACTACGGATCCGGGCATTCTCGAGTTTATTTCCGTAGGCGGGACCGTGGCATTGGTCCACGCCGTTCGTGAGGGGTAA
- the mlaD gene encoding outer membrane lipid asymmetry maintenance protein MlaD, whose protein sequence is MENTKLELVVGVFVLAGIACLGYLSIKLGKLEVIGGHLYEVEAGFTSTTGLKPGATVEIAGVEVGRIKAIALKDDQAVVTMAIQDDVRLYSDTFASIKTRGIIGEKFVTLSPGGGGDPLRAGGRIRDTEAGLDLEELVSQYIHGKVK, encoded by the coding sequence ATGGAGAACACCAAGCTGGAACTCGTCGTCGGGGTTTTCGTGCTGGCGGGCATTGCCTGCTTGGGCTATCTTTCGATCAAGCTCGGCAAGCTGGAGGTGATCGGCGGCCACCTCTACGAAGTGGAGGCGGGGTTCACGTCCACGACGGGCTTGAAGCCGGGCGCGACGGTGGAGATTGCCGGCGTGGAAGTCGGGCGGATCAAGGCGATCGCCCTGAAGGACGACCAAGCGGTGGTGACCATGGCAATCCAGGACGATGTGAGACTCTACAGTGACACCTTCGCTTCGATCAAGACCCGCGGGATCATTGGAGAGAAATTCGTCACGCTGTCGCCGGGTGGCGGGGGAGATCCGCTTCGGGCAGGCGGGAGAATCAGGGATACGGAAGCAGGGCTGGATCTGGAGGAGTTGGTCAGCCAATACATCCATGGCAAGGTGAAGTAA
- a CDS encoding DUF3187 family protein, whose translation MECAAVDYLRRRPAVIRWGLKGVAWLVLVSFMAGPTTAWGVEREWEGAGPFPVRNFQPIQLLFLGMPGDRAAVIKKGALDLRIELADTATVFDDHTPRTNVQMKLETVRSGLFLRYGLTDRLEVAVEVPSYYRYRGILEGAITSVERMTSGLSPARKSLQATSFAFNVRRDGRTLFNSGDGEMGFGDTTFFGKYQFLQESESKPAVSLRVALKVPTGDASRVFGSGHPDVGVGVALEKRVAAHWILYGNLNGLFPTGSVAGLTVQPSMSAIVAAEYLWSQNLSFVGHFDYYSSPFHSTGTPVLDDGVTELTVGFNYRLRENLLWQVYGIENLDFIRGSAADFTLSTVMTYKFGS comes from the coding sequence GTGGAATGTGCTGCGGTGGACTATTTGCGACGGCGGCCGGCCGTGATACGATGGGGGCTCAAGGGCGTTGCATGGCTGGTCCTAGTCTCGTTCATGGCTGGTCCGACTACGGCCTGGGGCGTAGAAAGGGAATGGGAGGGAGCTGGCCCCTTTCCGGTGCGCAACTTCCAGCCGATTCAGTTGCTGTTTCTGGGCATGCCTGGCGATCGTGCCGCTGTCATCAAAAAAGGTGCGCTGGATCTTCGTATCGAATTGGCCGATACGGCCACCGTGTTTGACGATCACACTCCGCGGACCAATGTGCAGATGAAGTTGGAAACCGTCCGTTCCGGACTCTTTCTCCGCTATGGGCTCACTGATCGGTTGGAAGTTGCGGTGGAGGTGCCCTCCTATTATCGGTATCGGGGCATTCTCGAAGGCGCGATCACTTCCGTCGAACGGATGACCAGCGGTCTGTCACCGGCTCGGAAATCTCTGCAGGCCACCAGTTTCGCTTTTAATGTTAGACGGGATGGGCGGACCCTCTTCAATAGCGGAGATGGGGAGATGGGCTTCGGCGATACGACTTTTTTCGGGAAGTATCAGTTTCTGCAGGAAAGCGAGAGCAAGCCTGCGGTTTCTTTGCGAGTAGCCTTGAAGGTACCTACAGGGGATGCATCCCGGGTATTCGGGAGCGGCCACCCGGATGTGGGGGTCGGGGTGGCTCTTGAGAAAAGAGTGGCGGCCCACTGGATTCTGTACGGCAATCTAAACGGGCTTTTCCCGACCGGGTCCGTCGCAGGGCTGACAGTGCAACCATCTATGTCCGCCATTGTCGCGGCTGAATATCTCTGGTCTCAAAATCTCTCGTTCGTGGGGCACTTTGACTATTATTCCAGCCCGTTTCATAGTACGGGCACTCCGGTACTCGATGACGGAGTGACCGAGCTGACCGTTGGATTTAATTATCGTCTGCGCGAGAATTTGCTCTGGCAGGTCTATGGAATCGAGAACCTCGATTTTATCCGCGGCTCCGCCGCTGATTTTACCTTGTCCACGGTTATGACGTATAAGTTTGGCTCTTGA
- the shc gene encoding squalene--hopene cyclase — MKLIRSLITRLSDSLFASVPDRLKAGARTRLGPVLRLVSHNLYPSAAPEQPRRAAGPAHGQSEAIDEAMRRSQAWLLGRQHPREGYWVAELEADTTLTSEYLMLRRFLNLVDPDRERKAVLYLRTMQLPEGGWPIYYGGPPEISASVKAYFALKLSGVSADEPCMVRGREAILGMGGVVAANVFTKITLALFDQYDWRGIPSMPPEIMLLPKRFYFSLYAVSYWSRAVLIPLLIIFSHRPVCRIPKEQGIDELFLQPREQVRFRHEPPLKRDAAWFTWRNFFVTVDRALKVYDRMPIRSLRDKAVAKAAEWMLDHMKGAGGLGAIYPAMANSVVALRCLGYGVDHPLVVKAFGEIEALEIYDVVPEGKGGAETLHLQPCHSPIWDTALLLNVLAEAGLPQDHQALTKAATWLLSRQTTTVGDWKVSAPDAEPGGWYFQFENELYPDVDDSAVVLMGLAKVRMADREAQRQAMARGYRWVMAMQGSDGGWGAYDKDNNRMVFNLIPFADHRALLDPSTADLAGRCLEMLGALGYDRTHPAAVRALNYLRHEQEPDGSWFGRWGVNYIYGTWSVLAGLRTIGEDMSAPYVERAVAWLESKQNPDGGWGESCLSYADRDMAGRGVSTPSQTAWALLALLSAGVTNSITVVRGVHYLLRHQREDGSWEEVRHTGTGFPRVFYLRYHWYCQYFPLWALAMYRNLRAHGQTRADELRRIARETGRFRAEG; from the coding sequence ATGAAACTCATTCGGAGTTTGATTACACGTCTGTCCGATAGTCTGTTTGCCTCCGTCCCTGACCGCCTCAAAGCCGGAGCGCGGACCAGATTGGGACCGGTCCTTCGCCTGGTGTCCCATAATCTATACCCCTCTGCTGCGCCTGAGCAGCCCCGCCGGGCCGCCGGGCCTGCCCATGGTCAGTCCGAAGCCATTGATGAAGCCATGCGACGGAGCCAAGCCTGGCTTCTTGGGCGGCAGCATCCCCGGGAAGGGTATTGGGTGGCGGAACTTGAGGCGGATACGACACTGACGTCCGAGTACCTGATGCTCCGCCGTTTCCTGAATTTGGTCGACCCCGATCGCGAACGGAAAGCCGTGCTCTATTTGCGCACGATGCAACTGCCGGAAGGAGGCTGGCCGATATACTACGGAGGGCCGCCCGAGATCAGCGCGTCCGTCAAGGCTTACTTCGCGCTGAAGCTCTCCGGCGTGTCGGCCGATGAACCGTGCATGGTCCGCGGCCGCGAGGCCATCCTTGGGATGGGCGGAGTCGTCGCGGCCAATGTCTTTACCAAGATTACACTGGCGCTGTTCGATCAGTATGACTGGCGCGGCATTCCCAGTATGCCTCCCGAGATCATGCTGCTGCCGAAACGCTTCTATTTCAGCCTCTATGCCGTTTCATACTGGTCCCGAGCGGTTCTGATTCCGCTCTTGATCATCTTTTCGCACCGGCCGGTCTGCCGGATCCCGAAAGAGCAGGGCATTGATGAGCTGTTTCTGCAGCCGCGTGAACAGGTGCGCTTTCGTCATGAGCCGCCGCTCAAGAGAGACGCGGCTTGGTTTACCTGGCGCAACTTTTTCGTGACCGTCGATCGAGCGCTGAAGGTCTATGATCGGATGCCTATCAGGTCGTTGCGCGATAAGGCGGTGGCAAAGGCGGCCGAATGGATGCTCGATCACATGAAAGGCGCCGGAGGGCTGGGGGCCATTTATCCGGCCATGGCCAACTCGGTGGTGGCGTTGCGGTGCCTGGGGTATGGAGTGGATCATCCCTTGGTCGTCAAGGCGTTCGGCGAAATCGAGGCGCTCGAAATTTACGATGTCGTGCCCGAGGGGAAGGGCGGGGCGGAGACGCTACATCTGCAGCCCTGTCATTCTCCGATTTGGGACACGGCGCTTCTGCTCAATGTCTTGGCCGAGGCGGGATTGCCCCAGGATCACCAGGCGCTGACCAAGGCGGCGACGTGGCTCTTGTCCCGCCAGACGACGACCGTCGGGGATTGGAAAGTCTCGGCGCCGGACGCGGAGCCGGGCGGATGGTACTTCCAATTTGAGAATGAGCTGTACCCCGATGTGGATGACTCGGCCGTGGTGTTGATGGGGTTGGCCAAGGTGCGTATGGCCGACCGGGAGGCCCAGCGGCAGGCTATGGCCCGTGGGTACCGCTGGGTCATGGCGATGCAAGGGTCGGATGGCGGGTGGGGCGCATACGACAAGGATAACAATCGGATGGTGTTTAATTTGATTCCGTTTGCGGACCACCGGGCCTTGTTGGATCCCAGTACGGCGGACTTGGCCGGGCGCTGCTTGGAGATGCTGGGCGCGTTGGGCTATGACCGCACCCATCCGGCGGCTGTTCGTGCGCTGAATTATCTGCGGCATGAACAAGAACCGGACGGAAGCTGGTTTGGGCGGTGGGGCGTCAACTACATTTACGGGACCTGGTCGGTCTTGGCGGGGTTACGCACGATTGGCGAGGATATGTCGGCACCTTATGTCGAGCGCGCCGTGGCATGGCTGGAGTCCAAGCAGAATCCGGACGGCGGGTGGGGCGAGTCCTGCTTGTCTTATGCGGATCGTGACATGGCTGGCCGCGGTGTCAGCACCCCCTCGCAGACGGCGTGGGCGCTGCTCGCCCTGCTCTCCGCCGGTGTGACGAATTCCATCACGGTCGTGCGGGGCGTGCACTACCTGCTGCGCCACCAGCGTGAAGATGGGTCGTGGGAGGAGGTTCGCCACACCGGAACGGGATTTCCGCGCGTCTTCTACCTCCGCTACCATTGGTACTGTCAGTATTTCCCGCTCTGGGCTCTGGCCATGTATCGGAACCTGCGGGCCCATGGCCAGACGAGGGCGGACGAGTTGCGTCGGATCGCTCGCGAGACGGGACGCTTCCGTGCAGAGGGCTGA
- the hpnH gene encoding adenosyl-hopene transferase HpnH yields MAVPVSQMYTVATYVLAQKLKGVKRYPLVLMLEPLFRCNLACAGCGKIQYPDHVLDKRLTPEQCWAAVEECAAPMVSIPGGEPLIHPEMAEIVRGLVERKKYVYLCTNAILLERKLDEYQPSKYLTFSVHMDGLQEEHDLAVCRDGVYDVAVKAIREALRRGFRVTTNTTLFDDANVERVRRFFDEMMAVGVEGMMISPGYSYQKAPDQKNFLKRNRTRDLFVRLLTERKRGWRFNQSPLFLEFLMGKRDYQCTPWGNPTYNIFGWQKPCYLLQDGYVTTFQELLEHTEWDQYGTGRNDKCADCMVHCGYEPSAVEDTFGSWSGFGRTVKATLLPNAR; encoded by the coding sequence ATGGCTGTTCCTGTGTCCCAGATGTATACAGTCGCCACATACGTGCTGGCGCAGAAACTCAAGGGCGTCAAGCGATATCCTCTCGTGCTCATGCTCGAGCCGCTCTTTCGCTGCAATTTAGCTTGTGCCGGCTGCGGGAAAATCCAGTATCCCGATCATGTATTGGACAAGCGATTGACGCCGGAGCAGTGTTGGGCGGCGGTCGAGGAGTGCGCTGCGCCGATGGTGAGCATTCCAGGTGGGGAGCCCCTGATCCATCCCGAGATGGCCGAGATTGTGCGTGGCCTTGTCGAGCGTAAGAAATACGTCTACCTCTGCACGAATGCCATCCTGTTGGAGCGTAAGTTGGACGAATATCAGCCGTCTAAGTACTTGACGTTCAGCGTTCACATGGATGGGCTGCAGGAGGAGCATGATCTGGCAGTCTGTCGTGATGGCGTGTACGACGTGGCCGTCAAGGCGATCCGCGAGGCCTTGAGGCGGGGGTTCCGGGTGACGACCAATACGACCTTGTTCGATGACGCCAACGTTGAGCGCGTGCGCCGATTCTTCGATGAGATGATGGCGGTGGGGGTCGAGGGGATGATGATTTCCCCCGGGTATAGTTACCAGAAGGCGCCTGATCAGAAAAACTTCCTCAAACGAAACCGGACGCGTGACTTGTTTGTCCGGCTCCTCACCGAGCGGAAGCGCGGGTGGCGCTTCAATCAGTCTCCATTGTTCCTGGAGTTCTTGATGGGCAAGCGCGACTATCAGTGTACGCCCTGGGGGAATCCGACCTATAACATCTTCGGGTGGCAAAAGCCCTGCTATTTGCTTCAGGATGGGTATGTCACCACGTTTCAGGAACTGCTGGAGCATACGGAGTGGGACCAGTATGGCACAGGCCGGAACGATAAATGTGCCGACTGTATGGTTCACTGCGGATATGAGCCGTCGGCTGTCGAAGACACGTTCGGCTCTTGGTCCGGATTCGGCCGGACCGTCAAGGCCACCTTGCTTCCGAATGCCCGATAG
- a CDS encoding ABC transporter substrate-binding protein, giving the protein MGLMVIALSLFAGSASAWAGGAATEAIKGTINEVIRLLEDKDLKKPDRREERRKLLEKVIGERFSYEEMAKRSLAAQWPKLNDGQKQEFVGLFQSLLSRTYSDKIESYSGEPVQYVNERNQEGYAEVRTKVISGKAEIPLDYRLMTKAGDWRVYDVVVDGISLVNNYRGQFTKIISSPGGYPELVETLRKKSEKLPAP; this is encoded by the coding sequence ATGGGCCTGATGGTCATCGCGCTCAGCCTCTTTGCCGGAAGTGCGTCGGCATGGGCTGGAGGGGCAGCCACCGAAGCGATCAAGGGGACTATCAACGAAGTCATCCGTCTGCTGGAAGACAAGGATCTGAAGAAGCCGGATCGGCGCGAGGAACGTCGGAAGCTGCTCGAAAAAGTCATTGGTGAGCGCTTCAGTTACGAAGAAATGGCCAAGCGGTCATTGGCGGCCCAGTGGCCTAAGTTGAATGACGGCCAGAAGCAGGAGTTCGTGGGCCTGTTCCAATCGCTCCTCTCCCGCACTTATTCAGATAAGATTGAGAGTTACTCCGGAGAACCGGTGCAGTACGTCAATGAGCGGAATCAAGAGGGCTATGCAGAGGTCCGGACCAAAGTCATTTCAGGCAAGGCCGAGATCCCATTGGACTACCGGCTTATGACCAAAGCCGGAGATTGGCGGGTCTATGACGTGGTCGTGGATGGAATCAGCCTGGTGAACAATTACCGGGGCCAGTTCACGAAAATCATCAGTTCGCCTGGTGGCTACCCCGAGCTGGTTGAAACCTTGCGAAAGAAGTCTGAGAAGCTTCCCGCGCCTTAG
- a CDS encoding ABC transporter permease codes for MVIAMVTRLGHTTLFLLGEMGRMLLFLVATIAWFTRPPLRPFQILKQLHFIGFKSSFVVVLTAAFTGMVLGLQGYYSLRKFGAEAALGSAVALSMIRELGPVLAALMVTARAGSAMTAEIGIMRITEQIDALDTMAINPLQYLVSPKLVAGLIGVPLLVAIFDVVGIYGGYLVGVELLGVNAGSYWSSIESAVEWKDVYGGILKSISFGLIVSWVCCYKGYYTRMSAEGLGTATTEAVVLTSVLILVWDYFLTSVLL; via the coding sequence ATGGTGATCGCGATGGTTACCCGTCTTGGCCACACGACCCTCTTTCTGCTCGGGGAAATGGGGCGGATGCTCCTGTTTCTTGTCGCGACTATTGCATGGTTCACAAGGCCGCCCCTGCGACCCTTCCAAATCCTCAAACAACTGCATTTCATCGGTTTCAAGTCGTCATTCGTGGTTGTCTTGACGGCTGCCTTCACGGGCATGGTGTTGGGTTTGCAGGGCTATTACTCGCTGCGGAAGTTCGGAGCAGAAGCGGCGCTCGGCTCCGCCGTGGCCTTGAGTATGATCCGGGAACTGGGGCCGGTGTTGGCCGCGCTGATGGTGACCGCTCGTGCCGGGTCGGCCATGACCGCCGAGATCGGCATCATGCGGATCACGGAGCAGATCGACGCACTGGACACGATGGCCATCAATCCCTTGCAGTATCTGGTCTCGCCTAAATTGGTAGCCGGTCTGATCGGGGTGCCCCTGCTCGTCGCGATCTTCGATGTGGTCGGGATTTATGGGGGCTATCTGGTCGGGGTTGAACTGCTGGGGGTCAATGCCGGGTCCTACTGGAGCTCCATCGAGTCGGCCGTAGAGTGGAAGGACGTGTACGGGGGGATTCTGAAATCCATCAGTTTCGGGTTGATCGTGAGCTGGGTCTGTTGTTACAAAGGCTACTACACGAGGATGAGCGCGGAGGGTTTGGGCACGGCGACCACGGAGGCGGTGGTCTTGACCTCGGTTCTGATTCTCGTCTGGGATTATTTTCTGACCTCCGTTTTGCTGTAA
- a CDS encoding cytochrome c, which produces MNRMAWLKMATMIGLSTVSLGLVGCGGGEGGGEGPVVAPPPPPAEYADKHMPAGWWADDKIVEEGRQLYIGAKNPDVNCASCHGKDGKPVKAGARDFRNTERMKLYSDSVWFWRISEGVPNTKMKAWKSKLPEEDRWKLVAFERTWGLKGQEWDDAKKAWVPVGSAGATAPAATPAPAVGGAAAPAGDVKGAAPAAPAAGGK; this is translated from the coding sequence ATGAATCGGATGGCATGGTTGAAAATGGCAACGATGATCGGGCTGTCGACAGTTAGCTTGGGGCTCGTCGGATGTGGAGGAGGTGAAGGAGGAGGGGAGGGGCCCGTTGTGGCGCCACCACCTCCGCCGGCTGAATATGCCGACAAGCACATGCCTGCGGGCTGGTGGGCTGATGACAAGATCGTGGAAGAGGGGCGTCAGTTGTATATCGGCGCAAAGAATCCTGACGTCAACTGTGCCAGTTGCCACGGAAAGGACGGGAAACCGGTCAAGGCCGGGGCCCGAGACTTCCGCAATACCGAGCGCATGAAGTTGTATTCCGACTCGGTTTGGTTCTGGCGCATTTCCGAAGGCGTACCCAATACCAAGATGAAGGCCTGGAAGAGCAAGCTGCCTGAGGAGGATCGCTGGAAGTTGGTGGCTTTCGAACGGACCTGGGGGTTGAAGGGTCAGGAATGGGATGACGCCAAGAAGGCCTGGGTGCCTGTGGGCAGTGCGGGGGCCACGGCTCCGGCAGCGACTCCTGCGCCTGCGGTTGGTGGTGCGGCAGCTCCGGCTGGTGATGTGAAGGGTGCGGCTCCGGCGGCGCCTGCGGCTGGCGGGAAGTAG